One genomic window of Sulfurovum lithotrophicum includes the following:
- the rpsG gene encoding 30S ribosomal protein S7: MRRRKAPVRPVLPDPVYGSKVLTKFINAVMLDGKKSTAQKVMYSALERIESKTGEKGIEVFNKAMDNVKPVMEVKSRRVGGATYQVPIEVRPARQQSLGIRWIVDAARKRNERTMMERLSNELMDAATEKGSAFKKKEDTYKMAEANKAFAHYRW; encoded by the coding sequence ATGAGAAGAAGAAAAGCTCCTGTTAGACCGGTACTGCCAGATCCAGTATACGGTTCTAAAGTATTAACAAAATTCATCAATGCAGTCATGCTTGATGGTAAGAAAAGCACTGCGCAAAAAGTCATGTATTCTGCGTTAGAAAGAATTGAATCAAAAACTGGTGAAAAAGGTATTGAAGTATTCAACAAAGCGATGGATAACGTCAAGCCTGTTATGGAAGTAAAATCAAGAAGAGTAGGTGGTGCAACGTACCAGGTACCTATTGAAGTAAGACCTGCAAGACAGCAGTCTCTCGGAATAAGATGGATCGTTGATGCAGCAAGAAAAAGAAATGAAAGAACTATGATGGAGCGTTTGTCCAATGAACTGATGGATGCTGCAACTGAAAAAGGTTCTGCTTTCAAGAAGAAAGAAGATACATACAAAATGGCAGAAGCGAATAAAGCATTTGCTCACTATAGATGGTAA
- a CDS encoding EAL domain-containing protein: MLQSERQERGRRFELALRAGIPVVLLISLVLYAVFFHEKKVELTLENGILFASIVFISVYFIYFLINLSVNETLVDMATQGYNEKAFIAQMEAYKTRTIALLVIRNLSTISENYSTDEVDVLLYSIVHKLHNEFKKAGFGNVLIARRYGAEFLIAVDKKSEEIEHIFENFIKQNCTINNIELDYAFSMIRDIDEDIETTILHLKDLLAAQTQKKEKIPVPDAKEVSQTEAAIIEALKEKNLLLSFRPLLNVKTGKTDIYEVAVKLRSPSHKDILPREFLPIINRLGLGREYDLAIFTHILSLLPLVNDSISFSFNLSPFSLRNGDCQKKFFSFLEEASADPSRIIIELYERKTHHNLSGYLETLQKFRTKGIRIAIDNFGSSNASMEYMKHFHFDIVQFDRDYVSKLEDANTHAMLSSLVSMSKSLNITTVAKWVDSEAQKKELIALGIDYLQGFGIGKPVTEQQLIQIYN; encoded by the coding sequence ATGCTACAATCTGAAAGACAGGAGAGAGGAAGACGGTTCGAACTGGCTTTAAGAGCCGGTATCCCTGTTGTTCTACTCATCTCTCTTGTCTTGTATGCCGTATTCTTCCATGAAAAAAAAGTTGAACTGACACTGGAGAATGGTATACTCTTTGCCTCTATTGTATTCATTAGCGTCTATTTCATCTATTTTCTCATCAATCTCAGTGTCAATGAAACACTGGTAGATATGGCAACACAGGGATACAATGAAAAAGCGTTTATTGCCCAGATGGAAGCCTATAAAACCAGGACCATTGCCCTGCTTGTTATCCGAAACCTCAGTACGATCAGTGAGAATTACAGTACCGATGAAGTGGACGTGCTTCTCTACTCAATTGTGCACAAACTTCACAATGAGTTCAAAAAAGCCGGCTTTGGAAATGTACTGATCGCAAGACGCTACGGTGCCGAATTTCTTATTGCTGTCGACAAAAAGAGTGAAGAGATAGAGCATATCTTTGAAAACTTCATTAAGCAGAATTGTACCATTAACAATATAGAGCTCGATTATGCCTTCTCCATGATCAGAGATATAGATGAAGATATCGAAACAACCATTCTGCATCTCAAAGACCTTCTTGCTGCCCAAACGCAAAAAAAAGAAAAAATACCTGTGCCTGATGCAAAAGAAGTATCACAAACTGAAGCAGCTATCATCGAAGCACTCAAGGAGAAGAATCTTCTTCTCTCGTTCCGTCCACTTTTGAATGTAAAAACCGGGAAAACAGATATCTATGAGGTTGCAGTAAAACTGCGATCACCAAGTCATAAAGATATACTTCCAAGAGAGTTTCTTCCCATTATAAATCGTCTGGGACTGGGACGGGAATATGATCTTGCCATATTTACACATATTCTTTCTCTTTTACCTCTTGTAAATGACAGTATTTCATTCTCTTTCAATCTTTCACCTTTCTCATTGCGTAATGGTGATTGCCAAAAAAAATTCTTTTCATTTCTGGAGGAAGCATCTGCTGATCCTTCACGTATTATCATCGAGCTCTATGAGAGGAAGACACACCATAATCTCAGCGGCTATCTGGAGACACTACAAAAGTTCAGAACAAAGGGTATTCGTATCGCCATAGACAATTTTGGTTCATCCAACGCTTCCATGGAATACATGAAACACTTTCATTTCGACATCGTACAGTTTGACAGGGACTACGTCAGTAAACTCGAAGATGCCAATACCCATGCTATGCTAAGCTCTCTGGTCAGCATGTCAAAGAGTCTTAACATCACTACCGTGGCAAAGTGGGTAGACAGCGAAGCACAGAAAAAAGAACTGATCGCACTGGGTATCGACTACCTGCAGGGTTTTGGTATTGGAAAACCCGTTACAGAACAACAACTCATACAAATATACAATTAA
- the rpoC gene encoding DNA-directed RNA polymerase subunit beta', which yields MSKFLENLTPIDLNSDDRPKDIAALQLKVASPEKVLSWSYGEVKKPETINYRTLKPERDGLFCAKIFGPIRDYECLCGKYKKMRYKGVVCEKCGVEVTSSKVRRNRMGHIDLIAPVAHIWYVSSLPSRIGTLLGVKMKDLERVLYYEAYIVKTPGEASYDNEGLNPVQKYDVLNEEQYQQIVSRFGDTGLDARMGGEIVQELLADLDLVDMFAQLKEDIQATKSEAKRKTIVKRLKVIEAFLHSGNRPEWMMLTQLPVLPPDLRPLVSLDGGKFAVSDVNDLYRRVINRNQRLKRLVELDAPEIIVRNEKRMLQEAVDALFDNGRRGNAVKGANKRPLKSLSEVIKGKQGRFRQNLLGKRVDFSGRSVIVVGPDLRMDQCGLPKKMAIELFKPHLMAKLEEKGYATTLKQAKKMIEQQVNEVWECLEEVVENYPVLLNRAPTLHKLSIQAFHPRLIEGKAIQLHPLVCSAFNADFDGDQMAVHVPLSDEAIAEAKVLMLASMNILLPASGKAIAVPSQDMILGLYYLTLEKKDVKGQHKLFANVEEVEIAFEQQALDLNARIRTVLDGRIATSTAGRLILKSIIPDYVPEKYWNKVLKKKDIGALVDYIYKIGGVSETAGFLDNLKDMGFKYATKVGVSISIDDIIIPEIKESRVASAKEEVKEIQRQYAAGLLTDQERYNKIIDIWTDANNAIAEALMDLIRKDKEGFNSVHMMADSGARGSAAQIRQLSGMRGLMAKSDGSIIETPITSNFREGLNVLEYFISTHGARKGLADTALKTANAGYLTRKLIDVAQNVKISMTDCGTHEGVEVSDIVVGNEMIEPLADRIYGRVLAEDIIDPITSEVLVSEGTMIDEETAIRVQEAGVRSVVMRAPSSCKAPKGICAKCYGLNMADNKIVKRGEAVGVIAAQSIGEPGTQLTLRTFHTGGTATAGKEERSVVATKEGFVRYYNLSVYRNTEGKLIVANRRNAGVLLVEPKIKAVNKGKVSIIVTHDEIVISVENNGDDEVRYNLRKSDVAKSNELAGVAGKIEGKLFLPLKDGDTVKEGDSIVEVIKEGWSIPSRIPFASELKVEDGAPVTQEVLSEAKGTVKFFLLKGDYLEAHDGVKAGDKVEEKGLFAVVVDDNNREAGRHYISRGSVVQVDNNAKVERGDRLSAPEKMTQVVIAEWDPYSEPIIAEQKGTLKFEDIIPGVTVVEQFDEVTGDTRLELNEYIPAAYKPAITLATESGELIRYQLDPKTILFVKDGEEVNIADILAKTPKAAIKSKDITGGLPRVSELFEARRPKDIALIAQINGVVSFGKPLRGKERLIISGDNGQITEQFIDKNKVALVHTGEYVHAGEKLTDGIVSSHDILAALGEKALYDYIVSEVQMVYRRQGVNISDKHIEIVTSQMMRQIKVVESGDSNFIAGDIISRRKFQEENQRVIALGGEPAIAEPMLVGITRAAVGADSIISAASFQDTTKVLTSASIAGTVDMLEDLKENVVIGRLIPVGTGMIDSDEIKFSAAE from the coding sequence ATGAGTAAGTTTTTAGAGAATTTAACACCGATTGATCTGAACAGTGATGACAGACCGAAGGATATTGCGGCCCTTCAATTGAAAGTGGCAAGTCCTGAAAAGGTACTTTCCTGGAGTTACGGTGAAGTAAAAAAGCCTGAGACCATCAACTACAGGACGCTTAAGCCGGAGCGTGACGGGCTCTTCTGTGCGAAGATCTTCGGACCGATCAGAGACTACGAGTGTCTGTGTGGTAAATACAAGAAGATGCGTTACAAAGGTGTGGTCTGTGAAAAATGTGGGGTTGAGGTAACCTCTTCAAAAGTAAGAAGGAACAGAATGGGTCATATTGACCTTATCGCACCTGTGGCACACATCTGGTATGTCTCTTCCCTCCCGTCAAGAATCGGTACACTTTTGGGTGTCAAGATGAAAGACCTAGAGCGTGTACTTTACTATGAAGCGTATATTGTCAAAACACCGGGTGAGGCGAGTTATGACAATGAAGGGCTCAACCCTGTTCAGAAGTATGATGTGCTCAATGAAGAGCAGTATCAGCAGATCGTTTCACGTTTCGGTGACACGGGTCTTGATGCCAGAATGGGTGGGGAGATCGTGCAGGAACTCCTTGCAGACCTTGACCTTGTCGATATGTTCGCACAGCTCAAAGAAGACATTCAGGCAACAAAGTCCGAAGCAAAAAGAAAAACCATTGTCAAAAGACTTAAAGTCATCGAAGCATTTCTCCATTCAGGTAACAGGCCTGAATGGATGATGTTGACACAGCTTCCGGTTCTCCCGCCGGACCTCAGACCGCTTGTAAGCCTGGATGGCGGTAAATTCGCGGTTTCTGATGTGAACGACCTCTACAGAAGAGTGATCAACAGAAACCAGCGTTTGAAAAGACTGGTAGAACTCGATGCGCCTGAAATTATCGTTAGAAACGAAAAGCGTATGCTTCAGGAGGCGGTTGATGCACTGTTTGACAACGGCAGACGCGGAAATGCGGTAAAAGGTGCGAACAAGAGACCATTGAAATCACTCTCGGAAGTGATCAAGGGGAAACAGGGACGTTTCAGACAGAACCTTCTGGGTAAGCGTGTCGACTTCTCCGGACGTTCCGTTATTGTTGTCGGCCCTGACCTGAGAATGGACCAGTGTGGTCTTCCAAAGAAGATGGCGATCGAACTTTTCAAGCCGCATCTGATGGCAAAACTTGAAGAGAAAGGCTATGCGACTACATTGAAGCAGGCCAAAAAGATGATTGAACAGCAGGTGAATGAGGTATGGGAGTGTCTGGAAGAGGTTGTCGAGAACTATCCGGTTCTTTTGAACCGTGCCCCGACACTGCACAAGCTCTCTATTCAAGCCTTCCACCCAAGACTGATCGAGGGGAAAGCGATCCAGCTTCACCCATTGGTATGTTCTGCGTTCAACGCCGACTTCGATGGTGATCAGATGGCGGTACACGTGCCCCTATCAGATGAAGCGATTGCCGAAGCAAAAGTATTGATGCTCGCTTCCATGAACATTCTGCTTCCTGCATCCGGTAAAGCGATCGCGGTACCATCCCAGGATATGATTCTTGGATTGTACTATCTGACACTCGAAAAGAAGGATGTCAAAGGGCAGCATAAACTCTTTGCCAATGTTGAAGAGGTAGAGATCGCATTCGAGCAGCAGGCACTTGATTTGAACGCACGTATCAGAACAGTACTTGACGGACGCATTGCCACGTCAACGGCGGGACGTTTGATCCTTAAATCGATCATTCCCGATTATGTACCGGAGAAGTACTGGAACAAAGTACTCAAAAAGAAAGATATCGGTGCATTGGTGGATTACATTTATAAAATCGGCGGTGTTTCGGAAACAGCCGGTTTCCTTGATAACCTCAAGGATATGGGTTTCAAATATGCGACGAAAGTTGGTGTTTCCATCTCCATTGATGATATTATTATCCCTGAGATTAAAGAGTCCCGTGTCGCTTCTGCCAAAGAAGAGGTCAAAGAGATCCAGCGACAATACGCTGCGGGTCTTTTGACGGACCAGGAACGATACAACAAGATTATCGATATCTGGACCGATGCGAACAACGCCATTGCCGAAGCATTGATGGATCTGATCAGAAAAGACAAAGAGGGGTTCAACTCCGTTCACATGATGGCTGACTCAGGGGCGAGAGGTTCTGCGGCGCAGATCAGACAGCTCTCCGGTATGAGGGGCCTGATGGCAAAATCTGACGGATCGATCATTGAGACACCTATTACCTCGAACTTCCGTGAAGGTCTGAACGTACTTGAGTACTTCATCTCCACCCACGGTGCGAGAAAAGGTCTTGCGGATACTGCACTTAAGACGGCAAATGCGGGTTATCTGACCAGAAAACTGATCGATGTTGCGCAAAACGTGAAGATATCCATGACCGACTGTGGTACGCACGAAGGCGTGGAGGTATCCGATATCGTTGTGGGTAACGAAATGATCGAACCTCTGGCTGACAGGATTTACGGAAGAGTATTGGCAGAAGATATCATCGACCCTATCACTTCGGAAGTACTGGTGTCAGAAGGTACGATGATTGACGAAGAAACGGCGATAAGAGTGCAGGAAGCAGGTGTAAGGTCTGTAGTGATGAGAGCACCTTCAAGCTGTAAGGCTCCCAAAGGTATCTGTGCAAAATGTTACGGCTTGAACATGGCTGATAACAAAATTGTCAAGCGTGGTGAAGCAGTTGGTGTTATTGCGGCACAGTCGATCGGTGAACCGGGGACACAGTTGACGCTGAGAACTTTCCACACCGGTGGTACGGCAACAGCAGGTAAAGAAGAGCGTTCTGTCGTGGCGACAAAAGAAGGTTTCGTCAGATACTACAATCTTTCAGTCTATCGTAATACAGAGGGCAAACTGATCGTTGCCAACAGAAGAAATGCCGGAGTACTTTTGGTCGAGCCGAAGATCAAAGCGGTAAACAAAGGAAAAGTCTCTATCATCGTTACGCACGATGAGATCGTGATCTCTGTAGAGAACAACGGTGATGATGAGGTTAGGTACAACTTGAGAAAATCAGATGTTGCCAAGTCGAACGAGCTTGCCGGGGTTGCCGGTAAGATCGAAGGAAAACTCTTCCTTCCTCTCAAAGATGGTGATACAGTGAAAGAGGGTGACTCTATTGTAGAAGTGATCAAAGAGGGTTGGAGTATCCCAAGCCGTATCCCGTTCGCATCTGAATTAAAGGTGGAAGACGGTGCTCCGGTGACACAGGAAGTACTTTCCGAAGCCAAAGGTACCGTGAAGTTCTTCCTTCTGAAGGGAGATTACCTTGAAGCACACGATGGTGTAAAAGCCGGAGACAAAGTGGAAGAAAAAGGCCTTTTTGCCGTGGTTGTCGATGACAACAACAGAGAGGCGGGAAGACACTACATCTCCAGAGGTTCCGTGGTCCAGGTGGACAACAATGCCAAAGTGGAGAGAGGTGATAGACTTTCCGCACCGGAGAAAATGACACAGGTCGTGATCGCAGAATGGGACCCGTATTCCGAGCCGATCATTGCAGAGCAAAAGGGTACGTTGAAATTTGAAGATATCATTCCTGGTGTGACTGTTGTAGAACAGTTTGATGAGGTGACCGGCGATACAAGACTGGAACTTAACGAGTATATTCCTGCAGCCTATAAGCCGGCGATCACGCTTGCAACTGAATCGGGTGAGTTGATCCGTTATCAGCTTGACCCCAAAACGATCCTGTTCGTCAAGGATGGTGAAGAAGTGAATATTGCCGATATTTTGGCAAAGACACCAAAAGCGGCGATAAAGTCCAAAGATATTACGGGGGGTCTTCCAAGGGTTTCCGAACTCTTCGAAGCAAGACGTCCGAAAGATATCGCGCTTATCGCACAGATCAATGGTGTGGTCAGCTTCGGTAAACCTCTTAGAGGAAAAGAGAGACTTATCATCTCCGGTGATAATGGTCAGATAACTGAGCAGTTCATCGATAAGAACAAAGTGGCACTTGTGCATACAGGCGAATATGTCCATGCCGGTGAGAAATTGACTGACGGCATTGTATCAAGCCATGATATCCTTGCGGCACTAGGTGAAAAAGCATTGTATGACTATATCGTTTCCGAAGTCCAGATGGTCTATCGTAGACAGGGGGTTAACATCTCTGACAAACACATCGAGATCGTAACATCTCAGATGATGAGACAGATCAAAGTAGTTGAGAGCGGTGACTCCAATTTTATTGCCGGAGATATCATTTCCCGCCGTAAGTTCCAGGAAGAGAACCAGAGAGTGATCGCACTTGGCGGAGAGCCTGCGATCGCTGAACCGATGCTTGTGGGTATTACCCGTGCAGCGGTCGGTGCAGACTCTATCATCTCTGCGGCATCCTTCCAGGATACGACGAAAGTACTGACTTCAGCCTCTATCGCCGGTACGGTGGATATGCTCGAAGACCTCAAAGAGAACGTCGTCATTGGCCGTCTCATCCCTGTGGGTACAGGTATGATCGACTCTGACGAGATCAAATTCTCCGCTGCCGAGTAA
- the queF gene encoding preQ(1) synthase, which yields MKYGEKEIQEFDINAEKNFWPNEHEKNYTINIELPEFMCLCPRSGYPDFAIMKLSYVPDKKVIELKALKLYINSFMYRHISHENSANEIFDALYSRLKPKSMKLIADFNPRGNVHTIIEIDSDTF from the coding sequence ATGAAATACGGAGAAAAAGAGATACAGGAGTTCGACATCAATGCCGAAAAGAATTTCTGGCCGAACGAACACGAAAAGAATTACACTATCAATATAGAACTTCCTGAGTTCATGTGCCTTTGCCCACGCTCTGGTTACCCGGATTTCGCAATAATGAAACTTTCATATGTTCCTGACAAAAAAGTCATTGAGCTCAAAGCACTTAAACTCTACATCAATTCTTTCATGTACAGACACATCTCCCACGAGAACTCCGCCAACGAGATTTTCGATGCACTCTACAGCAGACTGAAACCAAAATCAATGAAACTCATCGCCGATTTCAACCCCAGGGGGAATGTGCATACCATCATTGAGATAGACAGCGATACGTTTTAG
- the fusA gene encoding elongation factor G, producing the protein MARTHKLEDVRNIGIAAHIDAGKTTTTERILFYTGVEHKIGEVHDGAATMDWMEQEQERGITITSAATTCEWLGKQINIIDTPGHVDFTIEVERSMRVLDGAVSVFCAVGGVQPQSETVWRQRNRYGVPSLVFVNKMDRTGADFLEVERQIRDRLKGNPLVIQLPIGAEENFEGVVDLVKMKEIVWDADAEMGSAYHEQDIRPELQDQAEEFREKLIEGISEVDGNEALMEKYMEGEELTTEEIMAGIKAATINMHVVPMLPGTAFKNKGVQTLLDAVVHYLPSPVEAPPIKGTKMEDENVEVIVESTDDGEFASLAFKIMTDPFVGQLTFIRVYRGSLESGSYVLNSTKEKKERVGRIMKMHAIKREEISEIYAGEIGAVVGLKNTTTGDTLCSDKDKVVLERMDFPDPVISVAVEPKTKADQEKMGIALSKLAAEDPSFRVNTDEESGQTIISGMGELHLEILVDRMKREFKVEAEVGAPQVAYRETIRKAVNKEYKYAKQSGGRGQYGHVFLKIEPQEPGFGYEFVDAVKGGVVPKEFIQPVNKGVQEAMARGIQAGYPVEDVKVTLYDGSYHDVDSSEMAFKLAGSMGFRDGCREANPVILEPMMKVEVEVPEEFMGDVIGDVAKRRGQVNGMDDRAGNKIVNAFVPLSEMFGYSTDLRSMTQGRATYAMEFDHYEEVPQNVAKEIIEKRNS; encoded by the coding sequence ATGGCAAGAACGCACAAACTTGAAGACGTAAGAAACATCGGTATCGCCGCGCACATCGATGCAGGTAAAACAACAACAACGGAAAGAATCCTTTTCTACACAGGTGTTGAACACAAGATCGGTGAAGTTCACGACGGTGCAGCAACGATGGATTGGATGGAGCAGGAGCAGGAAAGAGGTATTACGATTACTTCCGCTGCGACAACTTGTGAATGGCTGGGTAAACAGATCAACATCATTGACACTCCGGGCCACGTTGACTTTACGATCGAAGTTGAAAGATCCATGAGAGTACTTGACGGTGCCGTATCTGTATTCTGTGCAGTTGGTGGTGTTCAGCCTCAGTCTGAGACAGTATGGAGACAGAGAAACCGTTATGGTGTACCTTCATTGGTTTTCGTAAACAAAATGGACAGAACCGGTGCTGATTTCCTTGAAGTCGAGAGACAGATCAGAGACAGACTCAAAGGTAACCCTCTTGTTATCCAGCTTCCTATCGGTGCTGAAGAAAACTTCGAAGGTGTGGTCGATCTTGTCAAAATGAAAGAGATCGTATGGGATGCAGATGCTGAAATGGGTTCTGCATACCATGAGCAGGATATCCGTCCGGAGCTTCAGGATCAAGCGGAAGAGTTCAGAGAAAAACTGATCGAAGGTATTTCCGAAGTCGACGGTAACGAAGCGCTTATGGAAAAATACATGGAAGGTGAAGAACTTACAACTGAAGAGATCATGGCTGGTATCAAAGCAGCAACGATCAATATGCACGTAGTTCCAATGCTTCCTGGAACAGCATTCAAAAACAAAGGTGTTCAGACACTTCTTGACGCTGTTGTTCACTACCTTCCTTCTCCAGTTGAAGCACCACCGATCAAGGGTACCAAAATGGAGGACGAGAATGTTGAGGTAATTGTTGAATCTACAGATGACGGCGAGTTTGCTTCACTGGCATTCAAAATTATGACTGACCCTTTTGTCGGACAGTTGACATTTATCCGTGTATACAGAGGTTCTTTGGAATCTGGTTCATACGTGCTTAACTCTACCAAAGAGAAGAAAGAAAGAGTCGGTCGTATCATGAAGATGCACGCGATCAAAAGAGAAGAAATTTCCGAGATCTACGCAGGTGAGATCGGAGCGGTTGTTGGGCTTAAGAACACAACGACCGGTGATACTCTCTGTTCAGATAAAGATAAAGTCGTTCTTGAAAGAATGGACTTCCCTGATCCCGTTATCTCTGTTGCGGTTGAGCCTAAAACAAAAGCTGACCAGGAAAAAATGGGTATTGCATTGAGTAAACTTGCTGCAGAAGATCCTTCTTTCCGTGTCAATACAGATGAAGAATCCGGTCAGACTATCATTTCAGGAATGGGTGAACTTCACCTTGAGATCCTCGTCGATAGAATGAAAAGAGAATTCAAAGTTGAAGCTGAAGTCGGTGCGCCACAGGTTGCTTACCGTGAGACTATCAGAAAAGCAGTCAACAAAGAGTACAAGTATGCGAAACAGTCCGGTGGACGTGGACAGTATGGTCATGTATTCCTCAAGATCGAACCGCAGGAACCAGGTTTTGGATATGAGTTTGTTGATGCAGTCAAAGGTGGGGTTGTTCCTAAAGAATTTATCCAGCCGGTCAACAAAGGTGTACAGGAAGCAATGGCAAGAGGTATTCAGGCAGGATACCCGGTAGAAGATGTCAAGGTAACACTTTATGACGGTTCATACCACGATGTTGACTCCTCTGAAATGGCGTTTAAACTTGCCGGTTCTATGGGATTCAGAGACGGTTGTAGAGAAGCGAACCCGGTCATTCTTGAGCCAATGATGAAAGTTGAAGTTGAGGTACCTGAAGAATTCATGGGTGATGTCATCGGTGATGTTGCGAAAAGACGTGGACAGGTGAACGGTATGGATGACAGGGCGGGTAACAAGATCGTTAACGCGTTTGTTCCACTTTCTGAAATGTTCGGTTACTCAACTGACCTTCGTTCAATGACTCAGGGACGTGCAACATATGCTATGGAATTCGATCATTATGAAGAGGTTCCTCAGAATGTAGCCAAAGAGATCATCGAAAAGAGAAATAGTTAA
- the rpsL gene encoding 30S ribosomal protein S12, whose translation MPTINQLIRKERKKQVKKSKSPALVKCPQRRGVCTRVYTTTPKKPNSALRKVAKVRLTSGFEVISYIGGEGHNLQEHSIVLVRGGRIKDLPGVKYHIVRGALDASGVTGRTVARSKYGTKKPK comes from the coding sequence TTGCCTACAATTAACCAATTGATTCGTAAAGAACGTAAGAAGCAAGTGAAAAAATCAAAATCACCTGCACTCGTAAAATGTCCTCAGAGAAGAGGCGTATGTACAAGAGTTTACACAACAACTCCAAAGAAACCTAACTCAGCACTTAGAAAAGTTGCCAAAGTTAGATTGACTTCAGGATTTGAAGTAATCTCTTATATCGGTGGTGAAGGTCACAACCTTCAGGAACACTCTATCGTACTTGTACGTGGAGGTAGAATTAAAGATTTACCTGGTGTAAAGTATCACATTGTTCGTGGTGCACTCGATGCTTCAGGTGTAACTGGAAGAACAGTTGCAAGATCTAAGTACGGTACTAAAAAACCTAAATAA